The SAR324 cluster bacterium nucleotide sequence AGCTCTATGCCTACTGGATCACGATCAATTATCGGGAAGCCTATGGACTACACGCCAGCAATGGCATCCTCTTCAATCATGAATCTCCCTTGCGTGGAGAGACCTTTGTCACACGCAAGATCACCCGAGCTGTCGCTGCGATCGTTCAAGGACGACAGGAGTGCCTCTACCTGGGGAATCTGGATGCCAAACGAGACTGGGGACACGCACGAGATTATGTTGAGGGGATGTGGCGGATCGTGCAGCAGGAGGAGCCTGATGACTATGTGTTGGCCACCGGGATCACCACCAGTGTACGCGACTTCACTACCCAAGCCTTTGCAGTGGCAGGGATTGAAATCCATTGGGAAGGAACTGGGGAAACAGAAATCGGCAACGATGCTCAAACTGGAGCAGTACGTGTGCAGATCGATCCACAGTACTATCGTCCCACCGAGGTCGACCTGCTGCTGGGGGATGCAACCAAGGCACGAGAAAAATTAGGCTGGCAACCCGTCTGTGATCTGCAGCAACTGGTGCAGGAAATGGTTGAAGAAGACCTGCGCGCTCCCTGAAATTTTTCTGTTTTTAGATTCTTTCAAAACCAGCTTTTTCAGTAACAAAGAAGCAAAACGGCAGCAGGAAAGCAAGAGAGGTGTGAGACAACGGTCTGCTTTGTGCTTGTAATCGATTCAACGAAATGAAACGGCTGCACAGGGAAGGGTAGCGAGGCGCCAGTAGGCCAGAGCAAGGAAGCTCTGCAAGTTTGTGCTGTCGAGAAAAAAGCCAATGCGCACCTGGGTCGTTCTGCTCCTACTGCTCTTTACCCTCAGCGCCTGTTCGCCCTCCAATTGGAGAATTTGCTCGCTGAAGTCCTACAAGCAGGCGTTACTGCTTAACCGCCTCAACTGTTACTGAACTTTTCTGTGATAGTCAGCCATCCCGAGCCCCTTCTGGTTGGCTGGGTCAAGAACGGGACGCTTTTTCCGATTCATTTTTCTCCTCCCGCGTAGTTGCTTCCTCCT carries:
- the gmd gene encoding GDP-mannose 4,6-dehydratase, which translates into the protein MTSAKTALITGITGQDGAYLAELLLQKGYIVHGIKRRSSSFNTGRINHLYQDPHIDHRNFVLHHGDLTDATNLIRIVQEVQPNELYNLAAQSHVKVSFETPEYTANSDALGTLRLLEAIRILQLENKTRFYQASTSELYGKVQETPQTELTPFYPRSPYAAAKLYAYWITINYREAYGLHASNGILFNHESPLRGETFVTRKITRAVAAIVQGRQECLYLGNLDAKRDWGHARDYVEGMWRIVQQEEPDDYVLATGITTSVRDFTTQAFAVAGIEIHWEGTGETEIGNDAQTGAVRVQIDPQYYRPTEVDLLLGDATKAREKLGWQPVCDLQQLVQEMVEEDLRAP